One Streptomyces sp. ML-6 genomic region harbors:
- a CDS encoding glyceraldehyde-3-phosphate dehydrogenase, with translation MTVNDDSFTSWKNREEIAESMIPIIGKLHRERDVTVLLHSRSLVNKSVVSILKTHRFARQIAGEELSVTDTLPFLQALTTLDLGPSQIDIGMLAATYGADDRGLSVAEFTAEAVSGATGANKIERREGRDVVLYGFGRIGRLVARLLIEKAGSGNGLRLRAIVVRGGGDQDLVKRASLLRRDSIHGQFNGTITVDEASSTIVANGNVIKVIYANDPSEVDYTAYGIKNAILIDNTGKWRDREGLSKHLRPGIDKVVLTAPGKGDVPNIVHGVNHHTIKPDEQVLSCASCTTNAIVPPLKAMDDEFGVLRGHVETVHSFTNDQNLLDNYHKADRRGRSAPLNMVITETGAASAVAKALPELKAPITGSSIRVPVPDVSIAILSLRLGRETTREEVLEYLRDVSLNSPLKRQIDFTTAPDAVSMDFVGSRHASIVDAGATKVDADNAILYLWYDNEFGYSCQVIRVVQHVSGVEYPTYPAPAV, from the coding sequence GTGACTGTCAATGACGACTCGTTCACCAGCTGGAAAAACCGCGAGGAGATCGCGGAGTCGATGATCCCGATCATCGGGAAGCTTCACCGGGAGCGGGACGTGACAGTCCTGCTGCACAGCCGCTCCCTGGTGAACAAGTCGGTGGTCAGCATCCTCAAGACCCACCGATTCGCCCGGCAGATCGCCGGTGAGGAGCTCTCGGTCACCGACACCCTGCCGTTCCTGCAGGCCCTCACCACCCTCGACCTCGGCCCCTCCCAGATCGACATCGGCATGCTCGCCGCGACCTACGGCGCCGACGACCGCGGGCTGTCGGTGGCGGAGTTCACCGCCGAGGCGGTCTCCGGGGCCACCGGCGCCAACAAGATCGAGCGCCGCGAGGGCCGCGACGTCGTCCTGTACGGCTTCGGCCGCATCGGCCGTCTCGTGGCCCGTCTGCTGATCGAGAAGGCCGGTTCCGGCAACGGCCTGCGGCTGCGCGCCATCGTCGTCCGCGGTGGCGGCGACCAGGACCTCGTCAAGCGCGCCTCGCTGCTGCGCCGCGACTCGATCCACGGCCAGTTCAACGGCACGATCACCGTCGACGAGGCGAGCAGCACGATCGTCGCCAACGGCAACGTGATCAAGGTGATCTACGCCAACGACCCGTCGGAGGTCGACTACACGGCGTACGGCATCAAGAACGCCATCCTCATCGACAACACCGGCAAGTGGCGCGACCGTGAGGGTCTCTCCAAGCACCTGCGCCCCGGTATCGACAAGGTCGTCCTGACGGCTCCGGGCAAGGGCGACGTCCCGAACATCGTGCACGGTGTCAACCACCACACGATCAAGCCGGACGAGCAGGTCCTGTCCTGCGCCTCCTGCACCACCAACGCGATCGTCCCGCCGCTGAAGGCCATGGACGACGAGTTCGGCGTCCTGCGCGGTCACGTGGAGACGGTCCACTCGTTCACGAACGACCAGAACCTGCTGGACAACTACCACAAGGCCGACCGTCGCGGCCGCTCCGCGCCGCTCAACATGGTCATCACCGAGACCGGTGCCGCCTCCGCCGTCGCCAAGGCGCTGCCCGAGCTGAAGGCGCCGATCACCGGCAGCTCGATCCGCGTCCCGGTCCCGGACGTCTCGATCGCGATCCTCAGCCTGCGCCTGGGCCGCGAGACCACCCGCGAGGAGGTCCTGGAGTACCTCCGCGACGTCTCGCTGAACTCGCCGCTGAAGCGCCAGATCGACTTCACCACCGCCCCCGACGCCGTGTCCATGGACTTCGTCGGCTCGCGCCACGCGTCGATCGTCGACGCCGGCGCCACCAAGGTGGACGCCGACAACGCGATCCTCTACCTGTGGTACGACAACGAGTTCGGCTACTCGTGCCAGGTCATCCGCGTCGTCCAGCACGTCTCCGGGGTGGAGTACCCGACCTACCCGGCCCCGGCGGTCTGA
- a CDS encoding transglycosylase SLT domain-containing protein, producing the protein MMITRTRLRALTATVATTAAAAAALTLTSTSAQAAETPQAAPAAKTTTATGTQGDKGHANNLDGWIKEALAVMKAKGIPGTYEGLHRNIMRESSGNPNAQNGWDINAQKGTPSKGLLQVIQPTFDAYHVPGTAHSLTDPVANITAAANYAADRYGSIDNVNSAY; encoded by the coding sequence ATGATGATCACCCGCACCCGTCTGCGCGCCCTGACCGCCACCGTCGCCACCACCGCCGCCGCGGCCGCCGCCCTCACTCTCACCTCCACCTCCGCCCAGGCCGCCGAGACCCCCCAGGCCGCCCCCGCCGCCAAGACCACCACCGCCACCGGCACCCAGGGCGACAAGGGCCACGCCAACAACCTCGACGGCTGGATCAAGGAAGCCCTGGCCGTCATGAAGGCCAAGGGCATCCCCGGCACCTACGAAGGACTGCACCGCAACATCATGCGCGAGTCCAGCGGCAACCCCAACGCACAGAACGGCTGGGACATCAACGCCCAGAAGGGCACCCCCTCCAAGGGCCTGCTCCAGGTCATCCAGCCCACCTTCGACGCCTACCACGTCCCCGGCACCGCCCACAGCCTCACCGACCCCGTCGCCAACATCACCGCCGCCGCCAACTACGCCGCCGACCGCTACGGCTCCATCGACAACGTCAACTCCGCCTACTGA
- a CDS encoding serine hydrolase, with protein MSTEALLGDLRRQLLDGGLNGCLLVRDLHTGEEVGIDPDTPLPAASLTKVPLALATVERIRLGELDGATMLDVPPGRITTPGPTGLSRFRHPARIAIDDLLYLSTCVSDGVAAGALFDLTPPARVTGMLREFGLLGITVRDGLEELTDTPLERLGASQAHLALSLAIGAGTDGRGHRMPQLDTTRASTGSARAYVELLQALWRPSRIHPEVAAHVRDLMSHNLLRHRLAPDFSSDATTWSSKTGTFLNLRHEIGVVEHSDGQAFAIAVLTESLVPASVQPGADALMAQVARTLRDHLRQL; from the coding sequence ATGAGCACCGAGGCGCTGCTGGGCGACCTGCGTCGGCAACTGCTCGACGGCGGGCTGAACGGCTGTCTGCTCGTGCGGGATCTCCACACGGGCGAGGAGGTGGGGATCGACCCGGACACCCCGTTGCCCGCCGCGTCCCTGACCAAGGTCCCGCTCGCGCTGGCGACGGTGGAACGCATCCGGCTGGGCGAGCTCGACGGGGCCACGATGCTCGACGTGCCGCCCGGCCGCATCACGACGCCCGGCCCCACCGGGCTGAGCCGGTTCCGGCACCCCGCCCGGATAGCGATCGACGATCTGCTCTACCTGAGTACCTGTGTGAGCGACGGTGTGGCCGCCGGCGCGCTGTTCGACCTCACTCCGCCCGCCCGGGTCACCGGCATGCTGCGCGAGTTCGGTCTTCTCGGCATCACCGTCCGGGACGGCCTGGAGGAACTCACCGACACCCCGCTGGAGCGCCTCGGCGCCTCTCAGGCCCATCTGGCGCTCTCGCTCGCCATCGGCGCCGGCACCGACGGTCGCGGGCACCGGATGCCCCAGCTCGACACCACTCGCGCCAGCACCGGCAGCGCACGCGCCTACGTCGAACTGCTGCAGGCCCTGTGGAGGCCGTCGAGGATCCATCCCGAGGTGGCCGCGCACGTGCGGGACCTGATGTCCCACAACCTCCTGCGGCACCGGCTCGCGCCCGACTTCAGCTCCGACGCCACCACGTGGTCGTCCAAGACCGGCACGTTCCTCAACCTCCGGCACGAGATCGGTGTGGTCGAGCACTCCGACGGCCAGGCCTTCGCCATCGCCGTCCTGACCGAGTCGCTCGTCCCGGCCAGTGTCCAGCCCGGGGCCGACGCCCTCATGGCGCAGGTGGCCCGCACGTTGCGTGATCACCTGCGGCAGCTCTGA
- a CDS encoding LysR family transcriptional regulator, translating to MSSSMRIWHRVRGVDLVGACRAFVSVSEHSSFTVGAAAARMSQPVASRRVAALEELFGEQLFERMSRRAVLTSFGRDMLPAARQLVQTADVLLHEADAAKSKPWRLAMPGLCSTAGLARLVAEAREHGIVLDLRIAAPAQRVELIHSQLVRAALLAVPADEATWSVPLGLAGVRDPGVRRVYIETLRVGRVSPGPARRIWIQPEDDVPHIRDPLTRLRDAVGLRPAQLVAAADLTTAAAEVFRTHDLLLCSPAQAEELSLVWRPIGEVALGRGFALAASAGGNPQHVEARLGGAIGRCLGVDATAGGTGGSAK from the coding sequence ATGTCCAGTTCCATGCGGATCTGGCATAGGGTGCGGGGCGTGGATCTGGTCGGAGCGTGTCGGGCATTCGTCAGCGTCAGTGAGCACAGCAGTTTCACCGTCGGAGCCGCGGCGGCCCGGATGTCCCAGCCGGTGGCCAGCCGTCGTGTCGCCGCCCTGGAGGAGCTCTTCGGGGAGCAGTTGTTCGAGCGCATGTCGCGGCGGGCGGTTCTCACGTCCTTCGGCCGGGACATGCTGCCGGCGGCCAGGCAGCTCGTGCAGACGGCCGACGTGCTGCTGCACGAGGCCGATGCCGCCAAGTCCAAGCCCTGGCGGCTCGCGATGCCCGGCCTCTGCTCGACGGCCGGTCTGGCCCGGCTGGTCGCGGAGGCCCGGGAGCACGGCATCGTGCTCGACCTCCGCATCGCCGCGCCCGCGCAGCGCGTCGAGCTCATCCACTCGCAGCTGGTGCGTGCCGCCCTGCTCGCGGTGCCCGCCGACGAGGCGACGTGGTCCGTGCCGCTCGGGCTGGCCGGGGTCCGGGATCCCGGCGTGCGGCGCGTCTACATCGAGACGTTGCGGGTGGGGCGGGTGTCGCCGGGCCCGGCCCGCCGTATCTGGATCCAGCCGGAGGACGACGTGCCGCACATCCGTGACCCGCTGACCCGGCTGCGGGACGCGGTCGGCCTGCGGCCCGCCCAGCTCGTCGCGGCGGCCGATCTGACGACTGCCGCGGCGGAGGTGTTCCGCACGCACGACCTGCTGCTGTGCTCCCCCGCGCAGGCGGAGGAGCTCTCCCTGGTCTGGCGGCCCATCGGTGAGGTCGCGCTCGGCCGGGGGTTCGCCCTCGCGGCATCGGCGGGCGGCAATCCACAGCACGTGGAGGCGCGGCTGGGCGGGGCCATAGGCCGCTGTCTGGGCGTGGACGCGACGGCGGGCGGTACGGGAGGGTCGGCGAAATGA
- the bla gene encoding class A beta-lactamase, whose translation MQQHSRVRRALLGALTALALVPLTACGGEEPRASSPVSPAAYSSPVGMVQPGGKAKPFTRQFKQLEREFDARLGVYAIDTGTGREVTHNADERFAHASTFKALAAAAVLRKYSLDGLDEVVTYSRDDLVSNSPVTEKHVDTGMTLKALCDATVRFSDNTAGNLLLDRLGGPRGLQAVLAGLGDHVTRMERYEPELNEWSPGATADTSTPRALAKDLRAFVLGDVLGKDERAQLTQWLRTNTTGGELIRAGVPGNWVVGDKTGAGGFYGTRNDIAVVWRPGAAPIVMAILSNRGEVDAEYDNELIARAASVVAGTLS comes from the coding sequence ATGCAGCAGCACAGCCGTGTCCGGCGCGCCCTTCTCGGCGCGCTGACCGCCCTCGCCCTCGTACCGCTGACGGCATGCGGCGGCGAGGAGCCCCGCGCCTCGTCCCCCGTCTCCCCGGCGGCGTACTCCTCGCCCGTCGGGATGGTGCAGCCGGGCGGGAAGGCGAAGCCGTTCACCCGCCAATTCAAACAGCTGGAGCGCGAGTTCGACGCCCGGTTGGGCGTGTACGCCATCGACACCGGCACCGGCCGCGAAGTCACCCACAACGCCGACGAGCGTTTCGCCCACGCCTCCACGTTCAAGGCACTGGCGGCCGCTGCCGTGCTGCGCAAGTACTCCCTGGACGGGCTGGACGAGGTGGTCACGTACTCCCGGGACGACCTGGTCAGCAACTCCCCCGTGACCGAGAAGCACGTCGACACCGGGATGACCCTGAAGGCCCTGTGCGACGCCACCGTCCGCTTCAGCGACAACACCGCGGGCAACCTGCTCCTCGACCGACTGGGCGGTCCCCGGGGACTGCAGGCCGTGCTCGCCGGGCTCGGCGACCACGTCACCCGGATGGAACGCTACGAACCGGAACTCAACGAGTGGTCCCCCGGCGCCACGGCCGACACGAGCACGCCGCGGGCGCTCGCGAAGGACCTGCGCGCGTTCGTCCTCGGAGACGTCCTCGGCAAGGACGAACGCGCGCAGTTGACGCAGTGGTTGCGGACCAACACCACCGGGGGCGAGCTCATCAGGGCCGGGGTGCCCGGGAACTGGGTGGTCGGCGACAAGACCGGAGCCGGTGGCTTCTACGGCACCCGCAACGACATCGCCGTGGTGTGGCGTCCCGGCGCCGCCCCGATCGTCATGGCGATCCTGTCGAACCGGGGCGAGGTGGACGCCGAGTACGACAACGAACTCATCGCGCGGGCGGCCTCAGTGGTCGCCGGCACACTGTCGTAG
- a CDS encoding N-acetyltransferase — protein MTEKDSIRIVPLHENPSLIARVYEIDDVWPAFMSHEPVANALLNRVPEEFPQYCVVATDGDRIVARGFAVPFDAELEGREEMPDQGWDQVLVWAFLDRQYGNTPTAASALEISVDVEYLGRGLSHRMLTAMREAAGRQGHDALLAPVRPTAKHLEPRVPMAEYLRRLRHDGLPADPWVRVHVRAGGTVEKVAPASMTIGASLAQWREWTGLPFDRDGDVEVPGALAPVHCATARDHAVYVEPNVWIRHGIRPPAA, from the coding sequence GTGACAGAGAAAGACAGCATCCGGATCGTCCCGCTCCACGAGAATCCGTCGTTGATCGCCCGTGTCTACGAGATCGACGACGTGTGGCCCGCCTTCATGTCGCACGAGCCGGTCGCGAACGCCTTGTTGAACCGGGTTCCCGAGGAGTTCCCGCAGTACTGCGTGGTGGCGACGGACGGCGACCGCATCGTCGCGCGAGGGTTCGCCGTGCCGTTCGACGCCGAGCTCGAAGGGCGCGAGGAGATGCCCGACCAGGGCTGGGACCAGGTGCTGGTGTGGGCGTTCCTCGACCGGCAGTACGGGAACACCCCGACGGCGGCCAGCGCGCTCGAGATCTCGGTGGACGTCGAATACCTGGGCCGCGGTCTGTCCCACCGCATGCTGACGGCGATGCGGGAGGCGGCCGGCCGTCAGGGGCACGACGCCCTGCTGGCACCGGTCCGCCCGACGGCCAAGCACCTGGAGCCGCGCGTCCCCATGGCCGAATACCTGCGCCGGCTGCGGCACGACGGGCTGCCCGCCGACCCGTGGGTGCGGGTGCACGTCAGGGCCGGCGGAACCGTCGAGAAGGTCGCCCCCGCCTCGATGACGATCGGCGCCTCGCTGGCCCAGTGGCGGGAGTGGACCGGTCTGCCCTTCGACCGGGACGGCGACGTCGAGGTGCCCGGCGCCCTGGCACCGGTGCACTGCGCCACCGCGCGCGACCACGCCGTCTACGTCGAGCCCAACGTCTGGATCCGGCACGGCATCCGGCCCCCTGCGGCCTGA
- a CDS encoding MFS transporter, producing MLQFFIAVDVTVVNIALPSIGAAFGVGGHSLTWVVVSYTVTGGGLLMLGGRLGDLFGRRRVLLLGIGLFGAASLLAGLAPTFSLLVVARLLQGAGEAVALPAAMASVVLMFPEGPRRSRALGVWAAVASCGLVLGFVLSGVITAHLGWRWVFLVPVPFIVVVLLAAVLLVEGDRTVAGGTTPPDLPGALLLTACPLLFTFGVVGAGEPGTPAWVVLGALAGAVAAGVGFVRVEARSHHPLLPPRFFADRTRVAANLTTVLLSGALSTSFLLFTFYLQDRLGIGPLGAGLAMLPLAISLIVFSVLVPRLLGRWGARACVLAGIGFTAAAMAAIAAVSVLRAGGAAMVPAMLLIAAGMGFGIVGLQYVAVGGVTEDDAGIASGVQRAADQLGGATGVAVFVGIGFAPGLHSFDPFPVTALSAAVGLVIGAVVAWRMPVPAEATTPQERAG from the coding sequence ATGCTGCAGTTCTTCATCGCGGTCGACGTGACCGTGGTCAACATCGCCCTGCCCTCGATCGGCGCCGCCTTCGGTGTCGGCGGGCACTCCCTGACCTGGGTCGTGGTCAGTTACACGGTCACCGGCGGCGGGTTGCTGATGCTCGGTGGCCGGCTGGGCGACCTGTTCGGGCGGCGGCGCGTACTGCTGCTCGGCATCGGCCTGTTCGGCGCCGCGTCGCTGCTGGCAGGCCTGGCCCCCACTTTTTCCCTGCTGGTGGTCGCGCGGCTGTTGCAGGGCGCCGGGGAGGCCGTGGCGCTGCCCGCGGCGATGGCCTCCGTCGTCCTGATGTTCCCCGAGGGTCCGCGCCGGTCGCGGGCCCTGGGCGTGTGGGCGGCGGTGGCCAGTTGTGGTCTCGTCCTCGGGTTCGTCCTGTCCGGAGTCATCACCGCCCACCTGGGGTGGCGGTGGGTCTTCCTGGTCCCGGTCCCGTTCATCGTGGTCGTGCTGCTGGCGGCCGTCCTCCTGGTCGAGGGCGATCGGACCGTGGCGGGGGGCACCACGCCGCCGGACCTTCCCGGCGCACTGCTGCTGACCGCCTGCCCGCTGCTGTTCACCTTCGGTGTGGTCGGGGCCGGTGAACCCGGAACGCCCGCGTGGGTGGTCCTGGGGGCACTGGCCGGGGCGGTGGCCGCCGGGGTCGGGTTCGTGCGCGTGGAGGCACGCTCGCACCATCCGTTGCTGCCGCCGCGTTTCTTCGCCGACCGCACGCGGGTGGCGGCCAATCTGACCACAGTGCTGCTGAGCGGGGCGTTGTCGACCTCGTTCCTGCTGTTCACCTTCTACCTGCAGGACCGGCTGGGCATCGGCCCGTTGGGCGCGGGCCTGGCGATGCTGCCCCTGGCAATCTCGCTGATCGTGTTCTCCGTGCTCGTGCCGCGTCTGCTGGGCCGTTGGGGAGCGCGCGCGTGCGTGCTCGCCGGCATCGGGTTCACCGCGGCGGCGATGGCCGCGATCGCGGCCGTCTCCGTTCTGCGGGCGGGCGGGGCGGCGATGGTCCCGGCCATGCTCCTGATCGCGGCCGGAATGGGATTCGGCATCGTGGGACTGCAGTACGTCGCGGTCGGCGGTGTCACCGAGGACGACGCCGGGATCGCCTCGGGCGTCCAGCGCGCGGCCGACCAGCTGGGCGGGGCGACCGGGGTGGCGGTCTTCGTCGGGATCGGGTTCGCTCCGGGCCTGCACTCCTTCGACCCGTTCCCGGTCACCGCCCTGTCGGCCGCCGTGGGGCTCGTGATCGGCGCGGTCGTGGCCTGGCGCATGCCCGTGCCCGCTGAGGCCACGACCCCGCAGGAACGGGCCGGATAG
- a CDS encoding zinc ribbon domain-containing protein has protein sequence MRPCPACGAGNREDDEFCGNCGSYLGWSSRPPQPPPAAAEPAGPEEPAVPAEPAAGPTGRAPDAPGAGAARGPRSPGRAPARPAPRATGGIRALARAGARRAAPAAPPAAAPEPPPQPVRPAPARPEPPAEEDPPVVAVQPAEPIARRPVVRPVAAEETPDGPPCPACGTPNLPERRFCRRCAAPLQTREQPKPLPWWRTVWPLRRRARGGPGRMLRRILLVLVVVGLLFTGFLLLPVGRYLFEDVRDKRGGTAPIGPSRTTASAQAPGHPASAAVDGVTNTYWGAPALDSSLTCAFDKPFRLVGVTVHTGVSKDPREFRRGARPTRADLFITTADGEVRRKAMPLADKPGPQTLRTGISDVVSVRLVLRDASGQGGGRPVALGEVEFYKRT, from the coding sequence ATGCGCCCATGTCCGGCGTGCGGTGCGGGCAACCGCGAGGACGACGAATTCTGTGGGAACTGCGGTTCCTACCTGGGCTGGTCCTCCCGGCCGCCGCAGCCCCCTCCCGCCGCCGCGGAGCCCGCCGGCCCGGAGGAGCCCGCCGTCCCGGCGGAACCGGCCGCCGGGCCCACGGGCCGGGCTCCGGACGCGCCCGGGGCCGGTGCCGCCCGCGGGCCGCGGAGCCCCGGCCGGGCCCCCGCCCGCCCCGCGCCCCGAGCCACCGGCGGCATCCGCGCGCTCGCGCGGGCCGGAGCCCGCCGGGCCGCCCCCGCGGCACCGCCCGCTGCGGCCCCGGAACCGCCCCCGCAGCCGGTGCGGCCCGCACCCGCCCGGCCGGAACCACCGGCGGAGGAGGACCCGCCCGTGGTCGCGGTGCAGCCGGCCGAGCCGATCGCCCGGCGTCCCGTCGTCCGGCCCGTGGCTGCGGAGGAGACCCCGGACGGGCCGCCGTGTCCGGCGTGCGGCACCCCGAACCTTCCGGAACGCCGGTTCTGCCGGCGCTGCGCCGCTCCGCTGCAAACCCGGGAGCAGCCGAAGCCGTTGCCGTGGTGGCGCACTGTGTGGCCGCTGCGCCGCCGTGCGCGGGGCGGACCGGGCCGGATGCTGCGGCGGATCCTGTTGGTACTGGTGGTCGTCGGGCTGCTGTTCACGGGCTTCCTGCTCCTGCCCGTCGGGCGCTACCTCTTCGAGGACGTGCGGGACAAGCGCGGCGGAACGGCGCCGATCGGCCCGTCGAGGACCACCGCGAGCGCCCAGGCCCCCGGCCATCCGGCCTCCGCCGCCGTCGACGGGGTGACCAACACCTACTGGGGGGCGCCCGCGCTCGACTCGTCCTTGACCTGTGCCTTCGACAAGCCGTTCCGGCTGGTCGGGGTCACGGTGCACACCGGGGTGTCGAAGGATCCCCGGGAGTTCCGGCGGGGGGCCCGGCCCACGCGGGCCGACCTGTTCATCACCACGGCGGACGGCGAGGTCCGCAGGAAGGCGATGCCGCTCGCCGACAAACCGGGCCCGCAGACGCTGCGGACCGGCATCAGTGACGTCGTCTCCGTCCGGCTCGTGCTGCGGGACGCGTCGGGGCAGGGCGGGGGACGTCCCGTCGCGCTCGGGGAGGTCGAGTTCTACAAGCGCACATGA
- a CDS encoding phage tail protein, with translation MTRAAVPGLPSRYPIGGLLPALYADDDLAQRFTAGLDTVLAPVLSTLDNLPAYFDPALAPADFLPWLASWVGADPDPGLSPELRRAVVARAVELHRWRGTRRGLVEQLRLCFGVHADIRDGGGVVWSPEPGTALPPAPTGELLVRVWAPHGGPVDADRVLEVVAASCPVHLTCRVEILPGPPAETGG, from the coding sequence ATGACCAGGGCCGCGGTGCCGGGGCTCCCCAGCCGCTACCCGATCGGCGGGCTGCTGCCCGCGCTGTACGCCGACGACGACCTGGCCCAGCGGTTCACTGCGGGGCTGGACACCGTGCTGGCCCCCGTCCTGTCCACCCTGGACAACCTTCCGGCCTACTTCGATCCGGCGCTCGCCCCGGCCGACTTCCTGCCCTGGCTGGCGTCCTGGGTGGGTGCCGATCCCGATCCCGGGCTGTCGCCGGAGCTGCGCCGGGCCGTCGTCGCCCGTGCCGTCGAGCTGCACCGGTGGCGAGGTACCCGCCGGGGTCTGGTCGAGCAGCTGCGGCTCTGTTTCGGTGTCCACGCCGACATCCGTGACGGCGGGGGCGTCGTGTGGTCGCCGGAGCCGGGAACCGCGCTGCCCCCGGCTCCGACCGGCGAACTGCTGGTGCGGGTCTGGGCTCCGCACGGGGGTCCGGTGGACGCGGACCGCGTCCTGGAGGTCGTCGCGGCGTCGTGCCCCGTACACCTCACGTGCCGGGTGGAGATCCTGCCGGGTCCGCCGGCGGAGACAGGAGGCTGA